Genomic window (Streptomyces sp. LX-29):
CGTCGCCCTCACCAACGCGGTCACCCAGGCCCCGAGCCTGCTCCACGCCCACCAGCGCACCATGCGACGCCTGGTGCGCGACGGCGCCCTCGACCGTGCGCTGGAGTTCCTGCCCAGCGACCGGGTGATCCGCGAGCGGCTCGCCTCCGGGCGCGGCCTGACCCAGCCCGAGCTGGCCGTCCTGCTCGCCTACACCAAGATCACCGTCGCCGAGGAGCTCATCGGCACCGGGCTGCCGGACGACGCGTACCTCCAGCGCCTGCTGAACGCCTACTTCCCGAAGGCGCTCAACGAGCGGTTCCCGGAGCACATCGACAACCACGCGCTGCGTCGCGAGATCATCACCACGGTGCTGGTCAACGACACCATCAACACCGGTGGCTCGACGTTCCTGCACCGCATGCGCGAGGAGACCGGCGCCTCCATCGAGGAGATCGTCCGCGCCCAGACCGCGGCCCGCGCGATCTTCGTCCTGGGTGAGGTCTGGGACGAGGTCGAGGCCCTGGACACCGTCGTCCCCGCCGACGTCCAGACCCGGATCCGGCTCCACTCCCGCCGCCTCGTCGAGCGCGGCACCCGCTGGCTGCTCAACAACCGCCCGCAGCCGCTGGAGCTCACCGAGACCATCGAGTTCTTCCGCGACGGCGTGGCGGCGGTCTGGTCCCAGCTCGCCAAGCTGCTGCGCGGCGCGGACCTGGAGTGGTACCAGCGGATCAACGAGGAGCTGACCGGAGCCGGCGTCCCCGAGGAGCTGGCCATGCGCGTCGCCGGCTTCTCCTCGGCCTTCCCCGCGCTCGACGTCGTCGCCATCGCCGACCGCATCGGCAAGGACCCGCTCGCCGTCGCCGAGGTCTACTACGACCTCGCCGACCGGCTGCGGATCACCGACCTCATGGACCGCATCATCGAGCTCCCCCGAGCCGACCGTTGGCAGTCCATGGCCCGCGCCTCCATCCGCGAGGACCTCTACGCCGCGCACGCCGCCCTCACCGCCGACATCCTGGCGGTCGGCAACGGCGCCTCCACCCCGGAGCAGCGGTTCACGTCCTGGGAGGAGAAGAACGCGGCCATCCTCCAGCGCGCCCGCACCACGCTGGAGGAGATCCAGGGCTCGGAGACCTTCGACCTGGCCAACCTGTCGGTGGCGATGCGGACGATGCGGACGCTGCTGCGGTCGCATGCGTGAGCGCTGCCGCTGAGCCGTCGCGCCGGCGCTGAGCCGGCGTGAAGGGGCGGTGCGGGTTCCGGATACCGGGACCCGCACCGCCCCTTCGTCGTGTCGGGGGACCGACCCGCTGGCCCGCTGCCCTGGAGGAAGCGGATGTGGGCCCGCTGTCCTGGGGGAAGGGGGTGCGGGCCCCTGTTCTGGGGGAAGCGGGTGTGGGCGGAGTCGCGGGTGTGGCCCGGAAATCGGCGGACGGGCGCGGCGGCCGCGTGTTACGTTGGCGAGGTTCGTGTGGACCGGATCGAGGACGAAAGGGAGGTGGGGTTGATGACCGCGCCCAAGGCCACTGCCGCGCGCAGCGCCCGGACCGCCCCCGCGTCCCGGGCGACGGCCTGACCCGTCACACCCCGCCTCGCCGAGAGCCCGCCTTTCGCGGAGCCACCCGCGAGGTGTCCGATCACTCGAACCTCACCATGAAACGGATCGTCATCCCGTCATGCGTACCCATCACACCTGGATCACCCGCGCCGAGACGCGCGCGGACATCTCCACCGTCCGCGAGATCACCCTCGCCGCGTTCGACACCCCGCTGGAGGCGGACCTGGTCGACGCGCTGCGCGCCGACCCCGCCTGGATCGACGGCCTGTCGCTCGTCGCGACCGACGCGGACGGCGCGCTCGTCGCCCACGCCCTGCTGACCCGCTGTCACATCGACGAGGCCCCGGCCCTGTGTCTGGGCCCCGTCTCGGTGCGGCCTGAGCACCAGCGGACGGGTGCCGGCTCGGCCGTCATCCGCGCCGCGCTGGCCGCGGCGAAGGAGCGCGGTGAGCACCATGTCACCGTCCTCGGGCACCCGGAGTACTACCCGCGCTTCGGGTTCACCCGGGCCTCGACCCACGGCATCAGCCTGACCATCGAGGTGCCGGACGAGGCCATGATGGCGCTCACCCTGGACGCGGCCCACCCGCTGCCGGCCGGCACCGTCCGCTACGCGGCGCCGTTCGGGATCTAGCGGCCCCGCCCGCCGCCGGGCGAGGGGGCGCCTCGCCTCCTCGCCCGGTGCGTCAGCCCTCCCGTACCCTCGTCCCTTCAGTGATCTTGAGCGGGGGAGTGGGCCGTGCACAGTGCCGTCGTCACGTCCGGGGGAGACCGGATCCGGTGGGTGGAGCTGCCGGGGGAGGGGCCCGCGCGGGTCTATGTGCACGGGCTCGGGGCCACCTCGCCCGCGTACTTCGCCGCCGTGGCGGTCCATCCGTCGCTGGCGGGGCGACGGTCGCTGCTGGTGGACCTGCTGGGACACGGCCACAGCGACCGGCCGACGGACTTCGACTACACCCTGGAGTCCCACGCCGACGCCCTCGCCGCCGCGCTGACCGCGGCCGGCGTCTTCGGCGCGGAGCTCGTCGCGCACAGCATGGGCGGCTCGGTCGCCATCGTGCTCGCCGCCCGCCACCCCGAGCTGGTCTCCCGGTTGGTCCTGGTCGACGCCAACCTCGATCCGATCCCGCGCCGGCCGGAGTCCTCCGGCAGCAGCGGCATCGCCTGGTACACGGAAGAGGAGTTCCTGGCGGGCGGCTGGGCGGAGGTACGGGACCGGGTCGGCGCGCACTGGTGGTCGACCATGCGGCTGGCCGGTCGGGAGGCGCTGCACCGCAGCGCCGTGCACCTCGCGCGGGGCACCACCCCCACCATGCGTGAACTCCTGCTGGAGCTGGACATCCCGCGCGCCTATCTGCTGCCGGAGGCCGACGGCCCACTGCCCGGCGCCGAGGCGCTCGCCGCGGCGGGGGTGGCCGTCGTGGCCATCCCCGACTGCGGGCACAACATCATGCTGGACAACCCGGAGGGCTTCGTCCGCGCCGCCGCGGCCGCGCTGGCCTCCGCGGTCACGCCCGGCGGCCCCGGCACGGTGGAGTCCTAGGCAGTTTCGTTTGGATCAGCCGGTCGTTGGTCTGGGTGTGCCGTTGACTGACGCGCAGTGGGCGCGGATCGAGCCGTTGCTCCCGGACCGGACGCCGAGGCGCGGTGGTCGGTGGCGGGACCATCGGGAGGTGATCGACGCGATCGCCTTCAAGTTCCAGACCGGAACCCAGTGGGTGCACCTTCCGGAGAAGTACGGCAACTGGCGAGGCGTCTACAACCGGCTGCGTATGTGGGCCGTCGACGGCACCTGGGAGCGAGTGTTCACCGCTCTCATAGCCCAGGCCGACGCGGACGAGGACCTGAACTGGGCCGTCTCTGTGGACTCCACGATCGTGCGAGCACACCAGCACGCTGCCGGGGCCCGCAAAAGGGGGCCCCGGCTGGAGAACCGGCCGACCACGCCATCGGCCGGTCCCGCGGCGGGCTGACCACGAAGATCCACCTCGCGGCCGACGGCGACTGCCGGCCCCTGGCCTTCGTCCTCACGGCCGGCCAGGCCGGCGATGCACCCGCCTTCGGCGAGGTCATGGCCCGTCTGCGCGTTCCCCGCCGACGTGGACGACCTCGCACCAGGCCGGACGTCGTCCTGGCCGACAAGGCGTACTCCTCACGTGCGATCCGCGAGCATCTACGCCAGCGCGGCATCCGGGCAGTGATCCCCACCCGGGCGGATCAGCGCGGCCACCGGCTGCGTCGCGGCAGACACGGTGGGAGGCCACCCGCTTTCGACCGTGACGCGTACAAGCAGCGCAATACCGTCGAGCGGTGCATCAACCGCCTGAAGCAGTGGCGAGGGATCGCCACCCGCTACGAGAAGACAGCGGTCATCTACCTGGCCGGACTCCACATCGCGGGCATCTTCCTCTGGTCCGCTCGGTGATCCAAACGAAACCGCCTAGGCGCCGCGGCGTCGTCGGCGCCGCGCGCCTGGGCCCGGGGCCTGGGCCAGGGATCTGGGGCGCTCGCCGCGGGGCGGTACGGCTGGGTGAGGCGGGTGCGGCGGAAGGTCGCCTGCCGGCGCCCTGCCGCCGCACCCGCGGCGGCACCTACTTCACGGCTGCCCCTTCGTCGGCGACGACCGACTGTGGGGCGTCAACCACCGCCGCGCTAGCGGACCCGGTAGACCTGACCCGTCTGCGCGCCCTCGACCGAGCGGACGTACGCGGTCGCCACCCGTGCCGCCGGAACGGCCTCCATACCGGCGAAGAAGGCACCGTAGGCGGGCAGGGACTCCTCGGCCACCGCCGGGCTCACCGCGTTGATCCGCTGGGGCGGCAGCTCGATCGCGGCGGCACGGACGAACGCCTCGACCGCGCCGTTCGCCGCGGACGCGGCCGCCCCGGCCACGATCGGCTCCTCGGTGAGGACGCCGCTGACGAGCGTGAACGAGCCGGTGGGCGCCACGTGCCGGGCGCCCTGGCGGACCAGCTCCAGCTGGCTCAGCGCCTTGCCGCGCAGGGTCGCCGCGAAGTCGTCGGCGGTCAGCTCGCCCAGCGGCCGGAACACGGCGTCGCCCGCGGCGACCGCCACCGCGTCCAGCGGGCCGGCCTCCGCGTACATCCGGGCCACCGCCTCGGGGTCGGTGACGTCGGCCACCAGGTCGCCGCCCGAGCGGCCCACGCCGATCACCTCGTGCCCGCGCGCCGCGAGCGCCTCGCGCACCGCGCCGCCGAGCGTGCCGCCCGCACCGACCAGAAGAATCCTCACCACACACCGTCCATCGCATTCCGGGA
Coding sequences:
- a CDS encoding N-acetyltransferase, with translation MRTHHTWITRAETRADISTVREITLAAFDTPLEADLVDALRADPAWIDGLSLVATDADGALVAHALLTRCHIDEAPALCLGPVSVRPEHQRTGAGSAVIRAALAAAKERGEHHVTVLGHPEYYPRFGFTRASTHGISLTIEVPDEAMMALTLDAAHPLPAGTVRYAAPFGI
- a CDS encoding alpha/beta hydrolase, with protein sequence MHSAVVTSGGDRIRWVELPGEGPARVYVHGLGATSPAYFAAVAVHPSLAGRRSLLVDLLGHGHSDRPTDFDYTLESHADALAAALTAAGVFGAELVAHSMGGSVAIVLAARHPELVSRLVLVDANLDPIPRRPESSGSSGIAWYTEEEFLAGGWAEVRDRVGAHWWSTMRLAGREALHRSAVHLARGTTPTMRELLLELDIPRAYLLPEADGPLPGAEALAAAGVAVVAIPDCGHNIMLDNPEGFVRAAAAALASAVTPGGPGTVES
- a CDS encoding IS5 family transposase (programmed frameshift) — protein: MDQPVVGLGVPLTDAQWARIEPLLPDRTPRRGGRWRDHREVIDAIAFKFQTGTQWVHLPEKYGNWRGVYNRLRMWAVDGTWERVFTALIAQADADEDLNWAVSVDSTIVRAHQHAAGARKKGAPAGEPADHAIGRSRGGLTTKIHLAADGDCRPLAFVLTAGQAGDAPAFGEVMARLRVPRRRGRPRTRPDVVLADKAYSSRAIREHLRQRGIRAVIPTRADQRGHRLRRGRHGGRPPAFDRDAYKQRNTVERCINRLKQWRGIATRYEKTAVIYLAGLHIAGIFLWSAR
- a CDS encoding short chain dehydrogenase, which produces MRILLVGAGGTLGGAVREALAARGHEVIGVGRSGGDLVADVTDPEAVARMYAEAGPLDAVAVAAGDAVFRPLGELTADDFAATLRGKALSQLELVRQGARHVAPTGSFTLVSGVLTEEPIVAGAAASAANGAVEAFVRAAAIELPPQRINAVSPAVAEESLPAYGAFFAGMEAVPAARVATAYVRSVEGAQTGQVYRVR